In Tsuneonella dongtanensis, a single window of DNA contains:
- a CDS encoding sulfatase has product MRRFWIVVLALALLSCTTVPAQPEPSRLPNVVMFIADDLSLRDAGPYGAKVVKTPTLDHMAREGLTFDQAYVASPACAPSRSALFTGLMPEKNGVTANHDFTRKPGVTSLMHDLVAKGYEVAIFGKVAHGITNPNEHWDHGVTYKGKPQLDFDELHQFLDKRDPKKPLFLLVGTRHPHVPWIREGYRLDPKDVDLPNKAVDTPQTRINRAQYYESVARMDEDLDKTLDLAATYLELQDTLVLFSSDHGAQWPFAKWNLYDESVRVPLLAVWPTRIAPGTRTSGMVSWIDIVPTVIDLAGAKMSGARDGRSFATVLFGKADEHRDVILTTHTGDGPMNVFPMRSARTDCFVYVRNLHPEFAYTTHIDKAGDKWTNEYWQTWLERAKTDPAAAEIVRLYRRRPAEELYDLQADPGQRTNLIADPRFTSELARLRAAVDRYSRESNDESEVAAKPTMPEELPDVDRAIAGVVGQAPLK; this is encoded by the coding sequence TTGCGTCGTTTCTGGATCGTCGTACTGGCGCTCGCGCTGTTGTCCTGCACCACAGTGCCGGCCCAGCCCGAACCGTCCCGGCTCCCCAACGTAGTCATGTTCATCGCCGACGACCTGTCGCTGCGCGATGCGGGGCCGTATGGCGCGAAAGTGGTCAAGACTCCCACTCTCGACCACATGGCGAGGGAAGGGCTGACGTTCGATCAGGCCTATGTCGCTTCGCCGGCGTGCGCTCCCAGCCGCTCGGCGCTGTTCACCGGGCTGATGCCGGAAAAGAACGGGGTGACGGCGAACCACGATTTTACGCGAAAGCCGGGCGTGACCTCGCTGATGCACGATCTCGTGGCTAAGGGCTACGAAGTCGCCATATTCGGCAAGGTGGCCCATGGGATCACCAATCCCAACGAACACTGGGACCACGGCGTCACCTATAAGGGAAAGCCGCAGCTCGATTTCGACGAACTCCACCAGTTCCTCGACAAGCGCGATCCGAAGAAGCCGTTGTTTCTGCTCGTCGGGACGCGTCATCCGCACGTTCCGTGGATCCGCGAGGGTTACCGCCTCGATCCGAAGGACGTCGATTTGCCGAACAAGGCGGTGGATACGCCGCAGACGCGCATCAACCGGGCCCAGTACTACGAGTCCGTCGCCCGCATGGACGAGGACCTCGACAAGACGCTCGACCTCGCGGCGACCTATCTCGAACTGCAGGATACCCTGGTGCTGTTCAGCTCCGACCACGGGGCACAATGGCCGTTCGCGAAGTGGAACCTCTACGATGAGAGTGTGCGCGTGCCGCTGCTGGCGGTCTGGCCCACCCGGATCGCGCCCGGGACGCGCACCTCCGGCATGGTAAGTTGGATCGACATCGTGCCAACGGTGATCGACCTTGCCGGGGCAAAGATGAGCGGCGCGCGGGATGGGCGCTCGTTCGCTACGGTGCTGTTCGGCAAGGCGGACGAGCATCGCGACGTGATCCTCACGACCCATACCGGCGACGGACCGATGAACGTCTTTCCAATGCGCTCGGCGCGGACCGACTGCTTTGTCTACGTACGCAACCTCCACCCCGAGTTCGCCTACACCACGCACATCGACAAGGCGGGCGACAAGTGGACCAACGAATACTGGCAGACCTGGCTGGAGCGAGCGAAGACCGATCCGGCCGCGGCCGAGATCGTGCGGCTCTATCGTCGCCGTCCGGCCGAGGAGCTGTACGACCTGCAGGCCGACCCCGGCCAGCGCACGAACCTGATCGCCGATCCGCGCTTTACGAGCGAACTCGCGAGATTGCGCGCGGCGGTCGATCGATACAGCCGCGAATCGAACGATGAAAGCGAAGTCGCCGCGAAGCCGACCATGCCGGAAGAGCTGCCCGACGTGGACCGCGCGATCGCGGGCGTCGTGGGCCAGGCGCCCTTGAAATAG
- a CDS encoding glycoside hydrolase family 43 protein, whose product MMQRRAMMKGMGAAVAAGAMPDLALAKGNSFTWQNPIFDGITGGIRDAQVLRDGGRWHLVGTAPEFWTGPNLGVRIFSSDTLTSWGEERLLIDRSKLDPSVWYYDRFWAPEIHRIEGKYWLVVNCRNESEAHKHSHGTLLARADALDGPYEILTPKQPLVTGNDMTIFTDDDGQTFGYWNQEKVIKGGRLWLDGGKFLGEPWDCFYVGGPQAWDKIGIEGPYVIKRDGRYYMFYSSWSRGYEIGYATADRPEGPWTKFSGNPIYGAQNERECEKAGLACNVDTRTPYRAVGHNEVFTGPDGRLWISCHGILRDGPHAGIPSLVIEPIDFVNGEIRIKGPTSTPQTVTW is encoded by the coding sequence ATGATGCAGCGTCGCGCGATGATGAAGGGGATGGGTGCAGCGGTCGCGGCGGGCGCGATGCCGGACCTCGCATTGGCCAAGGGAAACAGCTTCACCTGGCAGAATCCCATCTTCGACGGGATCACCGGCGGCATCCGCGATGCGCAGGTCCTCCGCGATGGCGGCCGCTGGCACCTCGTCGGAACGGCGCCGGAATTCTGGACGGGCCCGAACCTCGGGGTCCGCATTTTCTCGTCCGATACCCTGACGAGCTGGGGCGAGGAGCGCCTTCTGATCGACCGAAGCAAGCTCGACCCGTCGGTCTGGTACTACGATCGGTTCTGGGCGCCCGAGATTCACAGGATCGAGGGGAAGTACTGGCTGGTCGTCAACTGCCGCAACGAGAGCGAGGCGCACAAGCACAGCCACGGCACGCTGCTCGCGCGGGCCGATGCGCTCGATGGGCCCTACGAGATATTGACCCCCAAGCAGCCGCTCGTGACCGGCAACGACATGACGATCTTCACCGACGACGATGGTCAGACCTTCGGCTACTGGAACCAGGAGAAGGTCATCAAGGGCGGGCGCCTGTGGCTCGACGGCGGCAAGTTCCTCGGCGAGCCGTGGGACTGCTTCTACGTCGGCGGGCCGCAGGCGTGGGACAAGATCGGGATCGAGGGCCCCTATGTCATCAAACGCGATGGCCGATACTACATGTTCTACTCGAGCTGGTCGCGCGGCTACGAAATCGGTTATGCCACCGCCGACCGGCCCGAGGGGCCGTGGACGAAGTTTTCCGGCAACCCGATATACGGTGCGCAGAACGAGCGGGAGTGCGAAAAGGCCGGTCTCGCTTGCAATGTCGACACCAGAACGCCCTATCGCGCGGTCGGTCACAACGAGGTGTTCACCGGCCCCGACGGGCGGTTGTGGATCAGTTGCCACGGCATCCTGCGCGACGGGCCTCATGCGGGAATACCCTCGCTCGTGATCGAGCCGATCGATTTCGTGAATGGCGAAATCCGTATCAAGGGCCCGACCTCGACCCCGCAGACGGTGACCTGGTAG
- a CDS encoding family 43 glycosylhydrolase has translation MSMSAAFAMLAAAAAAPSADPAEQDQAAINLQFDARPVTPLVEEPLVDPQMSRIGDFWYLTGTIPGATGVTIPLWRSTDLQTWRRLPDLWDGTEKTGHWSDAPWPLPGHTLSDKTRTIVAPELHAIGGALYLAFSYDFGGIHVLRSDSGQPEGPWHHHARLTEFGRHPTLFQDDDGSVWLAFDGGTVARLSPDLTKIEGKIERLVPAHDAPPKKWGLPPVLDRIGTSGGQILKRDGKYLFVAAAPDERLGATPTDMFVAESEGGPAGPYTRRYLAVTHGGAGQLVTMPGGKLAALVAATPGDENALLPGKTALVPLETNAAGRLRPDGSRVLEAGPAGSLLPVPSLAGEAIRDPSIALGADGWYYLVGTKKWGWELPKGGIELWRSRDLKDWQYRGFAWKFSEKDLGVTLPAEANPKLWAPEIFWSAHDKAWYLTFSIWTGSGQTWLFKSKTDRAEGPYESVTDGPLVEKGIDGFLFENGADLYYFYGGCQLQKLNARRNGFADKYGQQRAAGGVAMGYEGCSALKIGDRFYLFGTDWSGSHEGTYDLYYATSDSPTGPWSERRFAVPHAGHATVFQGKGGQVYTTMFGSDTTAPYHMRLGVLALEFDADGKPVPRPVGPAR, from the coding sequence ATGAGTATGTCCGCGGCCTTTGCGATGCTGGCGGCGGCAGCAGCGGCCCCGTCCGCCGACCCGGCCGAGCAAGACCAGGCGGCGATCAATCTCCAGTTCGATGCGCGACCCGTGACGCCGTTGGTCGAGGAGCCGCTGGTCGATCCGCAGATGAGCCGGATCGGGGATTTCTGGTACCTGACCGGGACGATCCCGGGGGCTACGGGAGTGACGATTCCGCTCTGGCGCTCGACCGACCTCCAGACGTGGCGGCGGCTGCCCGATCTGTGGGACGGGACCGAGAAGACCGGTCACTGGTCGGATGCCCCCTGGCCGCTTCCCGGGCACACGCTGTCGGACAAGACGCGCACGATCGTCGCCCCCGAACTGCACGCGATCGGCGGGGCGCTTTACCTCGCCTTCTCGTACGATTTCGGCGGTATTCACGTGCTGAGAAGCGACAGCGGCCAACCCGAAGGGCCGTGGCATCATCACGCGCGTCTGACCGAGTTCGGACGGCATCCGACGCTGTTCCAGGACGACGACGGGAGTGTCTGGCTTGCCTTCGACGGCGGCACGGTCGCCCGGCTCTCTCCCGACCTCACGAAGATCGAAGGCAAGATCGAGCGCCTCGTCCCCGCCCACGATGCGCCGCCCAAGAAATGGGGCCTGCCGCCAGTGCTAGACCGCATCGGGACGAGCGGCGGGCAAATCCTCAAGCGCGACGGCAAGTACCTGTTCGTCGCCGCAGCTCCCGACGAACGCCTGGGCGCGACGCCGACCGACATGTTCGTCGCGGAAAGCGAGGGTGGACCGGCCGGCCCCTACACGCGCCGCTATCTCGCGGTGACGCACGGGGGTGCTGGCCAACTCGTGACGATGCCCGGCGGCAAGCTGGCCGCGCTCGTCGCGGCGACGCCTGGGGACGAGAACGCCTTGCTGCCCGGCAAGACCGCCCTCGTGCCGTTGGAAACGAACGCCGCCGGGCGCTTGCGCCCCGACGGGTCCCGCGTGCTGGAAGCCGGACCCGCCGGTTCGTTGCTGCCCGTGCCGTCGCTGGCGGGCGAGGCGATCCGCGATCCTTCGATCGCGCTGGGAGCGGACGGCTGGTACTACCTCGTCGGGACCAAGAAATGGGGCTGGGAACTGCCAAAAGGCGGCATTGAACTCTGGCGCAGCCGCGACCTGAAGGACTGGCAATACCGGGGTTTCGCCTGGAAGTTCTCGGAGAAGGATCTTGGCGTCACCCTGCCGGCCGAAGCGAACCCCAAGCTGTGGGCGCCGGAGATCTTCTGGTCGGCACACGACAAGGCCTGGTACCTGACCTTCTCGATCTGGACCGGATCGGGCCAGACCTGGCTGTTCAAGTCGAAAACCGACAGGGCCGAGGGTCCGTACGAAAGCGTCACCGACGGCCCTCTCGTCGAAAAAGGCATCGACGGATTCCTGTTCGAGAACGGGGCCGATCTCTATTATTTCTACGGCGGGTGCCAGCTCCAGAAGCTCAACGCACGGCGCAACGGGTTTGCCGATAAGTACGGCCAGCAACGCGCGGCGGGCGGGGTGGCGATGGGTTACGAGGGTTGCTCGGCGCTCAAGATCGGCGACAGGTTCTACCTGTTCGGCACCGACTGGAGCGGCAGCCACGAGGGTACCTACGACCTCTATTACGCGACATCCGACAGCCCGACCGGTCCGTGGAGCGAACGGCGCTTCGCGGTCCCGCACGCGGGGCATGCCACGGTCTTCCAAGGCAAGGGCGGGCAGGTCTACACCACCATGTTCGGGTCCGACACGACCGCGCCCTATCACATGCGCCTGGGCGTACTCGCGCTGGAATTCGACGCCGATGGAAAGCCCGTTCCGCGCCCCGTCGGACCCGCGAGGTAG
- a CDS encoding SMP-30/gluconolactonase/LRE family protein: MTDHSLPPVTIANCLGEGIVWDERDQSFRWTDIEGRKLFRLSWPDRELTETDLPQRLGSLALTDIDGVILAAFEAGFAQFAIASGEVEWIAKPVSIPGVRFNDGRVDRQGRFVAGTMVEDADKAGGERKGTLWRLEADGSLTSLVEGIGITNALCWSPDGATMYHADTTTGALNAYRYGETAEFDRVVRQFTPEEGWPDGASVDAAGDIWQALWGGGALVCLEPTSGREIDRVSLPASQITCPAFGGPDLDILAATSAWTDLDDARRAAEPEAGQLFFARPGARGLAEMCVRLG, translated from the coding sequence ATGACCGATCACTCGCTCCCGCCCGTCACCATCGCCAACTGCCTGGGCGAGGGGATCGTCTGGGACGAGCGGGATCAGTCGTTCCGCTGGACCGACATCGAGGGGCGCAAGCTGTTCAGGCTTTCGTGGCCGGATCGCGAACTGACCGAAACGGACCTGCCCCAGCGGCTCGGGTCGCTAGCGCTGACCGACATCGACGGCGTGATCCTCGCGGCGTTCGAGGCGGGTTTCGCGCAGTTCGCGATCGCCAGCGGCGAAGTCGAGTGGATCGCGAAACCCGTCTCGATCCCCGGCGTGCGCTTCAACGACGGCCGGGTCGACCGGCAGGGCCGTTTCGTCGCCGGCACGATGGTCGAGGATGCGGACAAGGCGGGCGGGGAGCGCAAGGGCACGCTGTGGCGCCTCGAGGCCGACGGTTCGCTCACCTCGCTGGTCGAAGGGATCGGCATCACCAACGCCCTCTGCTGGTCGCCCGACGGCGCGACGATGTATCACGCCGATACCACAACCGGCGCGCTCAACGCCTATCGCTACGGCGAGACGGCGGAGTTCGATCGGGTCGTGCGGCAATTCACGCCGGAAGAAGGCTGGCCCGACGGTGCCAGTGTCGATGCCGCGGGGGATATCTGGCAGGCGCTGTGGGGCGGAGGGGCGCTCGTCTGCCTCGAACCCACGAGCGGGCGCGAAATCGACCGCGTGTCGTTACCCGCATCGCAAATTACCTGTCCGGCCTTCGGGGGCCCCGATCTCGATATCCTCGCCGCAACGAGCGCCTGGACCGATCTCGACGACGCCCGCCGGGCAGCGGAGCCGGAAGCGGGTCAGCTCTTCTTCGCCCGTCCCGGCGCGCGCGGATTGGCCGAGATGTGCGTTCGCCTCGGATGA
- a CDS encoding TonB-dependent receptor has product MITARRTASLRATASIVSLAVACFAPAVAAQDAAPAEDEIVVSGIRASLEDAASKKRAADQIKDVISAEDIGKLPDQNVAEAMQRVTGVQIGRDDAGEGAGFTVRGISQNRVEVDGRSLLPDNPENRSNDFSGISSQLFAGVEIVKSPSASDVEGALGATVRLVTRKPLTTKDNLITFRAQGQYPELLGKGIDPSLTGLFSAKWDAGAGEMGFLITGSYEKYNSRTDQIGSNGWAKLAVPNQIRSNNGSAASTTYPNFPTYDVFRPQVYRIQQFDFSRERIGIDSTFQWAPTSSLTFSVTGNYSKFSSENNEQKIAFNLNNNNQWYAPNPNAENSGLLTVSRDPVGTETGTQTFGFLLSSIIGIDNQNNNTKNFDFVRVNPNNTFGTNRQYSIAGTADYESDLVDVHLSLSTADLNNKALNITNNFSVADGFNLDPTFPRQFTRLLYDFTDSVNNPPSFDWTFAPGYSFSDPAGWQFSNFFISDTFRGVTEKELRFDTNWHLDSGLFRDLRIGVRVARRGATGRRFGSVSSNEGNNRYISNIPEFQGLITNVEDPIFARYDASLPQNWFTLVNLSQAQYRDLQEALQPTAQFPLLQTYSFDILENNWAGYAQMDFSGNLGSIPFRGNFGGRYVQVDRRVSANVIQGNDLIFDQQSSRSGEFLPSANITFEIQRDMLFRLAAAKTLALPDPADLSPSYSLPGNSFQARSGNPDLRPFKATQYDASFEWYFGRNSLFSAAAFYKDVSTFFVDSTRTVVLPDRDNDNDGFPDEITITFPDNGDSGTIKGFEVGLQSTFDFLPGFLSGFGVVANFTLTDSTQPAQQFDLISGEILPLPQLSKKSYNLIGFYEKYGFSVRLAYNYRDGYYNGTENGLNLYNDGYDQLDANASYQITKQFSVFGGVTNITNSYVHRYLNLPQITRDFRDTGRRWTFGISGRF; this is encoded by the coding sequence ATGATTACCGCACGCCGGACCGCGTCGCTTCGCGCGACCGCCAGTATCGTTTCGCTCGCCGTCGCCTGTTTCGCCCCGGCCGTCGCCGCCCAGGACGCCGCGCCGGCCGAGGACGAGATCGTGGTCTCGGGCATCCGTGCGAGCCTTGAGGATGCCGCCAGCAAGAAGCGTGCGGCCGACCAGATCAAGGACGTCATTTCCGCCGAGGACATTGGCAAGCTGCCAGACCAGAACGTCGCCGAAGCCATGCAGCGCGTCACCGGCGTACAGATCGGGCGCGACGACGCCGGCGAGGGCGCGGGCTTCACGGTGCGCGGCATCAGCCAGAACCGCGTCGAGGTCGACGGTCGTTCGCTGCTGCCCGACAACCCCGAGAATCGCTCGAACGATTTCTCGGGCATTTCCTCCCAGCTCTTCGCCGGGGTCGAGATCGTCAAGTCACCCTCGGCTTCCGATGTAGAGGGCGCGCTTGGCGCGACCGTGCGCCTCGTCACGCGCAAGCCGCTGACGACCAAGGATAACCTCATAACCTTCCGCGCGCAGGGCCAGTACCCCGAGCTGCTCGGCAAGGGCATCGATCCCAGCCTGACCGGCCTTTTCAGCGCCAAGTGGGACGCGGGCGCGGGTGAGATGGGCTTCCTCATCACCGGAAGCTACGAGAAGTACAATTCGCGCACCGACCAGATCGGCAGCAACGGTTGGGCCAAGCTCGCCGTCCCCAACCAGATTCGTTCGAACAACGGCAGCGCCGCGTCGACCACCTATCCGAATTTCCCAACCTACGACGTCTTTCGCCCGCAGGTCTATCGCATCCAGCAGTTCGATTTCAGCCGCGAGCGCATCGGCATCGACAGCACATTCCAGTGGGCCCCGACGTCGAGCCTGACGTTCAGCGTGACCGGCAACTATTCGAAGTTTAGTTCGGAGAACAACGAGCAGAAGATCGCGTTCAACCTCAACAACAACAACCAGTGGTACGCGCCAAACCCCAACGCCGAAAACAGCGGGTTGCTGACGGTGAGTCGCGATCCGGTCGGCACCGAAACGGGAACGCAGACCTTCGGCTTCCTGCTTTCGTCGATCATCGGCATCGATAACCAGAACAACAACACGAAGAATTTCGACTTCGTTCGTGTGAATCCGAACAACACGTTCGGAACGAATCGGCAGTACTCGATCGCCGGTACCGCGGATTACGAGAGCGACCTCGTCGATGTGCACCTTTCTCTGAGCACCGCCGATCTCAACAACAAGGCGCTCAACATCACTAACAACTTCTCGGTGGCTGACGGTTTCAACCTCGATCCCACGTTCCCGCGCCAGTTCACCCGCCTGCTCTACGACTTCACGGACTCTGTGAACAATCCGCCGTCGTTCGACTGGACCTTCGCGCCGGGTTATTCCTTTTCCGATCCGGCAGGGTGGCAGTTCTCGAACTTCTTCATCAGTGACACTTTTCGCGGCGTCACCGAGAAAGAACTCCGCTTCGACACCAACTGGCACCTCGACAGTGGACTATTCCGCGATCTCAGGATCGGTGTCAGGGTCGCCCGTCGCGGTGCCACTGGCCGCCGCTTCGGCAGCGTGTCATCGAACGAAGGAAATAACCGCTACATCAGCAACATCCCCGAATTCCAGGGGTTGATCACTAATGTCGAGGACCCGATTTTCGCGCGCTATGATGCCTCGCTGCCGCAAAACTGGTTCACTTTGGTCAACCTGTCCCAGGCACAATATCGTGACCTGCAGGAGGCGCTCCAGCCGACCGCGCAATTCCCGCTGCTTCAGACGTACAGCTTCGATATCCTCGAGAACAACTGGGCCGGCTACGCGCAGATGGACTTCTCGGGCAATCTCGGCTCGATCCCGTTCCGGGGTAATTTCGGCGGGCGCTATGTCCAGGTCGACCGGCGTGTCTCGGCGAACGTGATCCAGGGTAACGACCTTATTTTCGACCAACAGAGTTCGCGTTCGGGCGAGTTCCTGCCTTCGGCAAACATCACTTTCGAAATCCAGCGCGACATGCTGTTCCGCCTCGCCGCGGCGAAGACTCTCGCGCTGCCCGATCCTGCGGACCTCTCGCCATCGTACAGCTTGCCCGGAAACAGCTTCCAGGCTCGTTCGGGCAACCCTGACCTCCGTCCATTCAAGGCGACGCAGTACGATGCCTCGTTCGAATGGTATTTCGGCCGCAACAGCCTGTTCAGCGCAGCGGCGTTCTACAAGGATGTCAGCACGTTCTTCGTCGACAGCACGCGCACAGTGGTTCTTCCCGATCGTGATAACGATAACGACGGATTCCCGGACGAAATCACCATCACCTTCCCGGACAACGGTGACTCCGGCACCATCAAGGGCTTCGAAGTCGGGCTGCAGTCGACGTTCGATTTCCTTCCCGGGTTTCTCTCCGGCTTCGGCGTGGTCGCCAATTTCACCCTCACCGATTCCACTCAGCCGGCACAGCAATTCGACCTGATCTCGGGCGAGATCCTGCCGCTGCCGCAGCTTTCCAAGAAGAGCTACAACCTGATCGGTTTCTACGAGAAGTACGGTTTCAGCGTCCGGCTCGCGTACAACTACCGCGACGGGTATTACAACGGCACCGAGAACGGGCTGAACCTTTACAACGACGGTTACGATCAGCTCGATGCCAATGCGAGTTACCAGATCACCAAGCAGTTTTCGGTCTTCGGCGGGGTGACCAACATTACCAACAGCTACGTCCACCGCTACCTGAACCTGCCGCAGATCACGCGCGATTTCCGCGACACCGGGCGGCGCTGGACCTTCGGCATCTCGGGTCGGTTCTGA
- a CDS encoding glycoside hydrolase family 27 protein translates to MGWNSWDCFGVDVTEAEVLANAEYMAEHLLSHGWDTVVVDLAWYGRGLTALGEQYKMQRPPLLLDEWGRPMPNPDLHPSAADGMGFKPLADKVHALGLKFGIHIMRGVPWEAVEKATPIKGSEHTCADIGLPLEGCPWFHGFRTMDMAHPGGQAWYDSLAELWAGWGVDFVKADDMNSWTGEGGSPYRADEVDGLARAIAKAGRPVTLSLSPGAAQYAQVAHMQDRAHMWRISPDFWDDWAALRRMFDHCAKWARFSGPQSWPDADMLPLGRISLRAEVGEPRSTNFTRDEQVTMLTLWAIARSPLMFGGHLPETDADTLALITNDAVIGVNQRSSGGREILRDGNLIAWAAGAEDGGRYVALFNVGEDSLSVDTAHAGIDIGDGSLFDLWSGATADGSPLDIPPHGARLLRVG, encoded by the coding sequence ATGGGGTGGAACAGCTGGGACTGTTTCGGCGTCGACGTGACCGAGGCCGAGGTGCTGGCCAACGCCGAGTACATGGCCGAACACCTGCTCTCTCACGGTTGGGACACGGTGGTCGTCGACCTGGCATGGTACGGGCGCGGCCTGACCGCGCTCGGCGAGCAGTACAAGATGCAGCGCCCGCCGTTGCTTCTCGACGAATGGGGACGACCCATGCCCAATCCGGACCTGCATCCGAGTGCTGCGGACGGCATGGGCTTCAAGCCGCTCGCAGACAAGGTCCACGCACTGGGCCTCAAGTTCGGCATTCACATCATGCGCGGCGTTCCCTGGGAAGCGGTCGAAAAAGCCACCCCGATCAAGGGCAGCGAGCACACTTGCGCCGACATCGGTCTGCCGCTCGAAGGGTGCCCCTGGTTTCACGGCTTCCGAACCATGGACATGGCACATCCCGGCGGGCAGGCCTGGTATGACAGCCTCGCCGAGTTGTGGGCGGGCTGGGGCGTCGATTTCGTCAAGGCCGACGACATGAATTCGTGGACCGGCGAAGGCGGCAGCCCCTATCGTGCCGACGAGGTCGACGGCCTCGCCCGCGCGATCGCGAAGGCCGGGCGGCCGGTGACGCTCAGCCTCAGCCCGGGTGCCGCGCAGTACGCGCAGGTCGCACACATGCAGGATCGCGCGCACATGTGGCGGATCTCGCCCGACTTTTGGGACGATTGGGCGGCGCTGCGGCGCATGTTCGACCACTGCGCCAAGTGGGCGCGCTTTTCCGGTCCGCAAAGCTGGCCGGACGCCGACATGCTGCCGCTCGGGCGCATTTCGCTGCGGGCCGAAGTGGGCGAACCCCGGTCGACCAACTTCACCCGCGACGAGCAGGTGACGATGCTGACCCTCTGGGCGATCGCCCGCAGCCCGCTGATGTTCGGCGGACACCTGCCCGAAACGGATGCCGACACGCTGGCGCTGATCACCAACGACGCGGTGATCGGGGTCAATCAGCGATCCAGCGGGGGACGCGAAATCCTGCGCGATGGAAACCTGATCGCTTGGGCGGCTGGCGCCGAGGACGGCGGGCGCTACGTGGCGCTGTTCAACGTCGGCGAAGATTCCCTTTCGGTCGACACCGCGCACGCAGGCATCGACATCGGCGATGGGTCGCTTTTCGACCTTTGGTCCGGCGCGACGGCCGACGGATCGCCGCTCGACATCCCTCCCCACGGCGCGCGCCTGTTGCGTGTCGGCTGA